Proteins from one Streptomyces sp. NBC_00390 genomic window:
- a CDS encoding zinc-binding dehydrogenase: MDTMLAGRFHLDSKKFAVEEVPVPVPGPGEVLIEVKAAGVCLSDVHLIDGSLVPLFATSDTVTVGHEVSGVIHTLGPGLKRGLTVGTRVTLEAGKTCGQCAGCVRRRPCTQMLTAGIDYDGGWAQYTLAREDTLIPIPDNLPFDQAAIIPDAVSTPYAAVVATAGVRPAQSVGIWGVGGVGAHNVRVARLAGAAPIIAVDPLPGARERALAFGADFALDPAADDFADQVRAATAGRGLDFAFDCAGVPAVREQAAAVLGLNGVLILVGISPRPITISEGLTFNYLGKQVRGHYGGTPESVTELVRLAEVGRLDLAPSITDHIPLAEAADAVNRLENKIGDPIRLILVP, translated from the coding sequence ATGGACACCATGCTCGCCGGACGCTTCCACCTGGACAGCAAGAAGTTCGCCGTGGAGGAGGTCCCCGTCCCCGTGCCCGGCCCGGGCGAGGTCCTCATAGAGGTGAAGGCCGCAGGCGTCTGCCTGTCGGACGTCCACCTCATCGACGGCTCCCTCGTCCCGCTGTTCGCCACCTCCGACACGGTCACCGTCGGCCACGAGGTCTCCGGTGTGATCCACACCCTCGGACCCGGCCTCAAGCGCGGCCTGACCGTGGGCACCCGCGTCACCCTGGAGGCCGGCAAGACCTGCGGCCAGTGCGCCGGCTGCGTGCGCCGCCGCCCCTGCACCCAGATGCTCACCGCCGGCATCGACTACGACGGCGGCTGGGCCCAGTACACCCTCGCCCGCGAGGACACCCTCATCCCCATCCCCGACAACCTCCCCTTCGACCAGGCCGCGATCATCCCCGACGCGGTCTCCACCCCCTACGCCGCCGTCGTCGCCACCGCCGGTGTACGCCCCGCCCAGTCCGTCGGCATCTGGGGCGTGGGCGGTGTCGGCGCCCACAACGTCCGCGTCGCCCGCCTGGCCGGCGCCGCGCCGATCATTGCCGTCGACCCGCTGCCCGGCGCCCGGGAGCGTGCCCTGGCCTTCGGTGCGGATTTCGCCCTGGACCCGGCCGCCGACGACTTCGCCGACCAGGTCCGCGCGGCCACCGCCGGACGGGGCCTGGACTTCGCCTTCGACTGCGCCGGCGTGCCGGCGGTCCGTGAGCAGGCCGCCGCCGTGCTCGGCCTGAACGGAGTCCTCATCCTGGTCGGCATCAGTCCCAGGCCGATCACCATCAGCGAGGGCCTGACCTTCAACTACCTGGGCAAGCAGGTGCGCGGCCACTACGGCGGCACCCCCGAGTCCGTCACCGAGCTGGTCCGGCTGGCCGAGGTCGGCCGTCTCGACCTGGCCCCCTCCATCACCGACCACATCCCGCTCGCCGAGGCCGCCGACGCGGTCAACCGGCTGGAGAACAAGATCGGCGACCCGATCCGCCTCATCCTCGTCCCCTGA
- a CDS encoding bifunctional cytochrome P450/NADPH--P450 reductase: MSTQSKNDLRPIRSPRGVPFLGHTPQIPSTNPVEYFGELSKQFPEGIYGMEIAGIEQVFVSDPDLVAEVCDETRFFKQIEKTPLNHVRDFTGAGLFTAHQHEEEWGMAHRILLPAFSQRAMKAYYGQMLEIAQNLVGKWESREGRPVNITDDYTRLTLDTIALSGFGYRFDSFAKEELHPFLNALLESLIESLRRSQELPMMTKLRKADAKRYGENIQLMQDLVGSVIKERHEGKGSAEEDLLGLMLEATDPETGERLYDDNVRDQVVTFLIAGHETTSGLLSFATYSLMRNPHVLAQAYAEVDRLLPGDTVPDYDTIMQLDVIPRILEETLRLWAPIPAISKAPLEDTVIGDRYELKKGTRVNLLMGPLHTHPKAWDRPEEFDIDRWLPENRVHHHPHAYKPFGNGVRACIGRQFALTEARLALALVLQKFKFSDTTDYKMDVKEALTRKPGGFELHVRTRQEHERTVFGAADLQTDGTQQQTAVSGVGVNLTVAYGSSLGSSEDLARTIADRGERSGFGTTLVGLDELGDNLPTEGLLAVVASSYNGKAPDNAQRFDDLLSAGLPQGSLSNVRFALLGAGNTQWVATYQAFPKRIEEGLLAAGATPVIERGIADAAGDFDGMATRWMDTLWTTLAEEYAADTSQASGPRFQVQMLTEADVRPAIVSEQAYPLTVIANEELVADATGLWDFSIEPPRPAAKSITIELPDGVTYDTGNHLAVFAKNDPALVNRALAGLGVDRDQALRLDQPAGGRTHLPVGTPVTAGLLLTEFLELQDVATRSQIQTLAEYTQCPWTRPQLQAYTADTAEAEERYQAEILGKRVSVLGLLERFPAVELPLAVFLEMMGPIRPRFYSISSSPLANPRHVRLTVGLLEGPALSGDGRYRGTCSSYIAGLEPEDVVYGYVRVPSPTFAPPADPATPLILIGPGTGIAPLRGFLEERAHQHANGTQAGLSQVFVGCRHPEHDYFYRQEMQDWEQAGIAQVHTAYSAVTGHPARFVQDAIAGAADTVWQAIQDGAYIYVCGDGRRMAPAVREALAAIYRKHTGSDDEAAQQWLAQLEADERYQQDVFA; encoded by the coding sequence ATGTCCACCCAGTCCAAGAACGACCTGCGACCCATCCGGTCTCCGCGCGGGGTCCCCTTCCTCGGCCACACGCCGCAGATCCCCAGCACCAACCCGGTGGAGTACTTCGGCGAGCTGTCCAAGCAGTTCCCCGAGGGCATCTACGGCATGGAGATCGCCGGCATCGAGCAGGTCTTCGTCTCCGACCCGGACCTGGTGGCCGAGGTCTGCGACGAGACGCGGTTCTTCAAGCAGATCGAGAAGACGCCGCTGAACCATGTGCGGGACTTCACGGGCGCGGGCCTGTTCACGGCCCACCAGCACGAGGAGGAATGGGGCATGGCGCACCGGATCCTCCTGCCGGCGTTCAGCCAGCGGGCCATGAAGGCCTACTACGGGCAGATGCTGGAGATCGCCCAGAACCTGGTGGGCAAGTGGGAGAGCCGGGAGGGCCGGCCGGTCAACATCACCGACGACTACACACGGCTCACCCTGGACACCATCGCCCTGTCGGGATTCGGCTACCGGTTCGACTCCTTCGCCAAGGAGGAGCTGCACCCCTTCCTCAACGCGCTGCTGGAGTCGCTGATCGAGTCGCTGCGGCGCTCCCAGGAGCTGCCGATGATGACCAAGCTCCGCAAGGCCGATGCCAAGAGGTACGGCGAGAACATCCAGCTGATGCAGGACCTGGTCGGCAGTGTGATCAAGGAGCGCCACGAGGGCAAGGGCAGCGCCGAGGAAGACCTGCTGGGCCTGATGCTGGAAGCGACCGACCCGGAGACCGGCGAACGGCTGTACGACGACAATGTCCGCGACCAGGTGGTGACGTTCCTGATCGCCGGTCACGAGACCACCAGTGGCCTGCTGTCGTTCGCCACGTACTCGCTGATGCGCAACCCGCACGTGCTGGCCCAGGCCTACGCCGAGGTGGACCGCCTGCTGCCCGGCGACACGGTCCCGGACTACGACACGATCATGCAGCTGGACGTCATCCCGCGCATCCTGGAGGAGACCCTGCGCCTGTGGGCTCCCATCCCGGCGATCTCCAAGGCGCCGCTGGAGGACACCGTCATCGGTGACCGCTACGAGCTGAAGAAGGGAACGCGGGTCAACCTCCTCATGGGCCCGCTGCACACCCACCCCAAGGCGTGGGACCGGCCGGAGGAGTTCGACATCGACCGGTGGCTGCCGGAGAACCGGGTCCACCACCACCCGCACGCCTACAAGCCGTTCGGCAACGGCGTGCGTGCCTGCATCGGCCGGCAGTTCGCGCTCACCGAGGCCCGTCTGGCCCTCGCGCTGGTGCTGCAGAAGTTCAAGTTCTCCGACACGACCGACTACAAGATGGACGTCAAGGAGGCGCTGACGCGCAAGCCCGGCGGCTTCGAACTGCACGTGCGCACCCGTCAGGAGCACGAGCGCACCGTCTTCGGCGCCGCGGACCTGCAGACCGACGGCACGCAGCAGCAGACCGCGGTCAGCGGTGTCGGGGTGAACCTGACCGTCGCCTACGGCTCCAGCCTGGGCAGCAGCGAGGACCTCGCGCGCACCATCGCCGACCGCGGTGAGCGCTCCGGGTTCGGCACCACCTTGGTCGGCCTGGACGAGCTGGGCGACAACCTGCCCACCGAGGGACTGCTCGCCGTCGTGGCCTCCAGCTACAACGGCAAGGCCCCGGACAACGCGCAGCGTTTCGACGACCTGCTCTCCGCCGGACTCCCGCAGGGCTCGCTGTCCAACGTGCGGTTCGCGCTGCTGGGTGCCGGCAACACCCAGTGGGTGGCCACCTACCAGGCCTTCCCCAAGCGGATCGAGGAAGGCCTGCTGGCCGCCGGCGCCACCCCCGTCATCGAGCGCGGCATCGCGGATGCCGCCGGTGACTTCGACGGCATGGCCACCCGCTGGATGGACACCCTGTGGACCACCCTGGCCGAGGAGTACGCCGCCGACACCTCCCAGGCGAGCGGACCGCGCTTCCAGGTGCAGATGCTCACCGAGGCCGACGTGCGCCCGGCGATCGTCTCCGAGCAGGCCTACCCGCTGACCGTGATCGCCAACGAGGAACTCGTGGCAGACGCCACCGGCCTGTGGGACTTCAGCATCGAGCCGCCGCGCCCGGCCGCGAAGTCCATCACCATCGAGCTCCCCGACGGTGTCACCTACGACACCGGCAACCACCTCGCCGTCTTCGCCAAGAACGACCCCGCGCTGGTCAACCGCGCCCTCGCGGGGCTCGGCGTCGACCGCGACCAGGCCCTGCGCCTGGACCAGCCCGCCGGCGGCCGCACCCACCTCCCGGTGGGCACCCCCGTCACCGCAGGCCTGCTGCTCACCGAGTTCCTGGAGCTGCAGGACGTGGCCACCCGCTCCCAGATACAGACGCTGGCCGAGTACACCCAGTGCCCGTGGACCCGGCCGCAGCTGCAGGCCTACACGGCCGACACCGCCGAAGCCGAGGAGCGCTACCAGGCCGAGATCCTGGGCAAGCGCGTCTCCGTACTGGGTCTGCTGGAGCGCTTCCCCGCGGTCGAACTGCCACTGGCGGTCTTCCTGGAGATGATGGGCCCGATCCGCCCCCGCTTCTACTCCATCTCCTCCTCCCCGCTGGCCAACCCGCGCCACGTGCGCCTGACCGTCGGCCTCCTGGAAGGCCCGGCCCTGTCCGGCGACGGCCGGTACCGCGGCACCTGCTCCTCCTACATCGCAGGCCTCGAGCCCGAAGACGTCGTCTACGGCTACGTGCGCGTGCCCTCCCCGACCTTCGCCCCGCCGGCCGACCCCGCCACGCCGCTGATCCTCATCGGCCCCGGCACCGGCATCGCGCCCCTGCGCGGCTTCCTCGAGGAGCGTGCCCACCAGCACGCGAACGGCACCCAGGCGGGCCTGTCCCAGGTCTTCGTCGGCTGCCGCCACCCGGAGCACGACTACTTCTACCGGCAGGAGATGCAGGACTGGGAGCAGGCCGGGATCGCCCAGGTGCACACCGCTTACTCCGCGGTGACCGGCCACCCGGCCCGGTTCGTCCAGGACGCCATCGCGGGCGCCGCCGACACCGTGTGGCAGGCCATCCAGGACGGCGCGTACATCTACGTCTGCGGTGACGGCCGCCGCATGGCACCCGCCGTGCGCGAGGCGCTCGCCGCCATCTACCGCAAGCACACCGGCAGCGACGACGAGGCCGCCCAGCAGTGGCTCGCCCAGCTGGAAGCGGACGAGCGCTACCAGCAGGACGTCTTCGCCTGA
- a CDS encoding glycoside hydrolase family 15 protein, producing the protein MSGAPTQHTSAPYLPIAEHGLIGDLRTAALVGTDGTIDWYCCPSFDSPSVFAAILDADRGGAFELSAAVPAGTKQFYFPDTNVLITRFFTEDGLGEIQDFMPVAEAGEAERHRLIRRVVCVRGTIPFRARVAPRFGYGAHRHTLRLLEGAALFTSEALTLTLTATVPLECDEQDVRTEFTLSRGETAVFALDRVTGETPPHGCPLAEAEHEFTATVAFWRRWLQQSRYRGRWREMVHRSALTLKLLTYAPTGAIVAAPTTSLPEQIGGGRNWDYRYAWVRDSAFAVYALLRLGFAEEAEAFMGFLTHRNDRREGPAGPLQIMYGIDGRAELPERELSHLEGYRGSAPVRVGNDAVNQLQLDIYGALIDSVYLYDMWCRPLTSGQWRAVCDLVNWVCRHWDQPDEGVWETRGGRKKFLYSRLMCWVAIDRAIRIAHHRGLPAELVRWGPVRDTIYWQIMDKGWSSARQAFVQYEGGDVLDAAVLMMPLTKFIAPHDPVWLSTLDALGNELVSDSLVWRYDPEASPDGLEGDEGTFSICSFWYVEALTRAGRLDEAQLAFEKMLTYANHLGLYAEEISHTGEQLGNFPQAFTHLALISAAFNLDRALD; encoded by the coding sequence ATGTCCGGAGCACCGACACAGCACACTTCAGCGCCGTATCTCCCGATCGCCGAGCACGGCCTGATCGGGGATCTGCGCACGGCCGCCCTGGTGGGCACCGACGGGACCATCGACTGGTACTGCTGCCCCTCCTTCGACTCCCCGAGTGTGTTCGCCGCGATCCTGGACGCGGACCGGGGCGGGGCGTTCGAGCTGTCCGCCGCCGTGCCGGCCGGCACCAAGCAGTTCTACTTCCCGGACACCAATGTGCTGATCACCCGGTTCTTCACCGAGGACGGGCTGGGAGAGATCCAGGACTTCATGCCGGTGGCGGAGGCCGGCGAAGCCGAGCGCCACCGGCTGATCCGGCGGGTGGTGTGCGTCCGCGGAACGATCCCGTTCCGGGCCCGGGTGGCTCCACGGTTCGGCTACGGCGCCCACCGGCACACCCTGCGGCTCCTGGAGGGGGCGGCCCTGTTCACTTCCGAGGCGCTGACACTGACGCTGACCGCCACGGTGCCGCTGGAGTGCGACGAGCAGGACGTCCGGACGGAGTTCACCCTGTCCCGGGGCGAGACGGCGGTCTTCGCCCTCGACCGGGTCACCGGGGAGACTCCGCCGCACGGCTGCCCGCTCGCCGAGGCCGAGCACGAGTTCACCGCCACGGTCGCCTTCTGGCGGCGCTGGCTGCAGCAGTCCCGCTACCGCGGCCGATGGCGGGAGATGGTGCACCGCTCCGCCCTCACCCTCAAGCTGCTCACCTACGCCCCCACCGGCGCCATCGTGGCAGCCCCCACCACCAGCCTGCCCGAGCAGATCGGCGGCGGCCGGAACTGGGACTACCGCTATGCGTGGGTGCGCGACTCCGCGTTCGCCGTCTATGCGCTGCTCAGGCTCGGCTTCGCCGAGGAGGCCGAGGCGTTCATGGGCTTCCTCACCCACCGCAACGACCGGCGCGAGGGCCCCGCCGGACCGCTGCAGATCATGTACGGCATCGACGGACGCGCCGAGTTGCCCGAACGCGAGCTCTCCCACCTGGAGGGCTACCGGGGCTCGGCGCCGGTGCGGGTCGGCAACGACGCCGTCAACCAGCTGCAGCTCGACATCTACGGCGCCCTGATCGACTCCGTGTACCTCTACGACATGTGGTGCCGGCCTCTGACCAGCGGCCAGTGGCGCGCGGTGTGCGACCTGGTGAACTGGGTCTGCCGGCACTGGGACCAGCCGGACGAGGGCGTGTGGGAGACCCGCGGCGGGCGCAAGAAGTTCCTCTACTCCCGCCTCATGTGCTGGGTGGCCATCGACCGCGCCATCCGCATCGCCCACCACCGCGGCCTGCCCGCCGAGCTCGTCCGCTGGGGCCCGGTCCGCGACACGATCTACTGGCAGATCATGGACAAGGGTTGGTCCTCCGCCCGGCAGGCGTTCGTCCAGTACGAGGGCGGCGACGTGCTGGACGCCGCGGTGCTGATGATGCCGCTGACCAAGTTCATCGCTCCCCACGACCCCGTGTGGCTGTCCACCCTCGACGCCCTCGGCAACGAACTGGTCTCCGACTCCCTGGTCTGGCGCTACGACCCCGAGGCCAGCCCCGACGGCCTGGAAGGCGACGAAGGCACCTTCTCCATCTGCTCGTTCTGGTACGTCGAGGCCCTCACCCGCGCCGGTCGACTGGACGAAGCCCAGCTGGCCTTCGAGAAGATGCTCACCTACGCCAACCACCTCGGCCTGTACGCCGAGGAGATCAGCCACACCGGAGAGCAACTGGGCAATTTTCCGCAGGCGTTCACCCACCTCGCCCTCATAAGCGCCGCCTTCAACCTCGACCGCGCCCTGGACTGA
- a CDS encoding SpoIIE family protein phosphatase, with translation MTKTDHAPLAEAVSPRETPDAAIAMLDAEGTVVGWTHAAEHLVGYPAEEVVGRSAAHVLPPAQDAPSASAFAEQCRDQEGWSGTVTVRHRDGHAIKMTLRISLLRGPDAGTRWLVSVTDIGTLSSGASSNGAVRDSLLAHAPVGISVYDPQLRCTWVNDVMERHDGTPRERRFGRRLHDSLPALEAEALEAVMRQVLESGTTMVHEYRAWSSADRRREHAFSASFFCLQDADGSALAVCSMSVDVTGNRRARERLAILSEAGTRIGSTLEVMRTGQELADLAVPLLADHALVDLVESVPFGMDPSAGTGKASGRPHLMRRAGLASIDLGLLELPWVREEVIHPFPDSLFDTALRTGRSYLEPVLDTYSGPWVNHDPVRTQKVRASGVHSLMVVPIRARRCVLGLALFGRSEEPTPFQEDDLLLAEELVTRAALSLDNALQYARQRTAALTLQRDLLPHHVGGGAAVDVASRYVPADMDHGVGGDWFDVIKLSGARVALVVGDVVGHGINAAATMGRLRTAVRTLADMELPPHELLTHLDDTVRRLSEEDADAADETPAVVGATCLYAVYDPVTRRCTMARAGHPPPAVIDPQGRITFPDMPAGAPLGLGLGLVPFESVELELPEGTLLALYTDGLVESRDDDIDVGLDRLGAVLAQTGSSLEDLCSQVIDTLATQAPADDVTLLLARTRGLEPAQVASWELPHEPSAVRVARQAAARQLSEWGLEHLVTSVRLIVSELVTNAVRHGGGPIRLRLIQHQVLTCEVSDSSTSHPRPRHPHLTDENGRGLFLVAQLSRRWGSRSGANGKVVWAEQDLPSTAVAV, from the coding sequence ATGACGAAGACCGACCACGCGCCCCTCGCCGAGGCGGTGAGCCCCCGAGAGACACCCGATGCGGCCATAGCGATGCTCGATGCGGAGGGGACCGTGGTGGGGTGGACGCACGCCGCTGAGCATCTGGTCGGGTACCCGGCCGAAGAAGTGGTGGGCCGGTCCGCCGCACACGTGCTGCCGCCCGCACAGGACGCCCCGAGTGCTTCGGCGTTCGCCGAGCAGTGCCGTGACCAAGAGGGCTGGTCCGGCACCGTGACGGTCCGCCACCGCGACGGCCACGCCATCAAAATGACGCTGCGGATCTCGCTGCTGCGGGGCCCGGACGCCGGCACCCGGTGGCTGGTGTCCGTCACCGACATAGGCACCCTGTCCTCGGGGGCGTCGTCCAACGGAGCTGTGCGGGACTCGCTCCTGGCCCACGCACCGGTCGGCATCTCCGTCTATGACCCGCAGCTGCGCTGTACGTGGGTCAACGACGTCATGGAGCGCCACGACGGCACCCCTCGTGAGCGACGGTTCGGACGCCGCCTGCATGACTCGCTGCCCGCCCTCGAGGCCGAAGCACTCGAGGCGGTGATGCGGCAGGTGCTGGAGAGCGGCACCACCATGGTCCACGAGTACCGGGCGTGGTCGTCGGCGGACCGGCGCCGGGAGCACGCGTTCTCGGCCTCGTTCTTCTGCCTCCAGGACGCGGACGGCTCGGCGCTGGCAGTGTGCTCCATGAGCGTGGACGTCACCGGCAACCGGCGGGCGCGCGAGCGCCTTGCCATCCTCAGCGAGGCCGGCACGCGCATCGGCAGCACCCTCGAGGTCATGCGGACCGGGCAGGAACTGGCCGACCTTGCCGTGCCCCTGCTGGCCGACCACGCACTCGTGGACCTGGTGGAGTCGGTCCCGTTCGGCATGGACCCCTCGGCGGGGACCGGCAAGGCGAGCGGCCGCCCCCATCTGATGCGCCGTGCCGGTCTGGCCTCCATCGACCTGGGCCTCCTGGAGTTGCCGTGGGTGCGCGAAGAGGTGATCCACCCCTTCCCGGACTCGCTGTTCGACACCGCCCTGCGCACCGGCAGGTCCTATCTGGAACCGGTGCTGGACACCTATTCAGGCCCCTGGGTCAACCACGACCCGGTGCGGACGCAGAAGGTCCGTGCCTCCGGCGTCCACTCCTTGATGGTCGTACCCATCCGTGCGCGGCGCTGTGTGCTGGGACTGGCACTGTTCGGCCGCTCCGAGGAGCCGACGCCGTTCCAGGAGGACGACCTCCTCCTCGCCGAGGAGCTCGTCACCCGGGCCGCGCTCAGCCTGGACAACGCTCTCCAGTACGCGCGCCAACGCACCGCGGCCCTGACGCTCCAACGCGACCTGCTCCCCCACCATGTGGGAGGCGGCGCCGCCGTCGATGTGGCCTCGCGCTACGTGCCGGCTGACATGGACCACGGGGTGGGGGGCGACTGGTTCGACGTGATCAAGCTGTCCGGCGCCCGGGTGGCCCTCGTCGTCGGAGATGTGGTCGGACACGGCATCAACGCCGCGGCGACGATGGGCCGGTTGCGCACCGCTGTCCGCACGCTCGCGGACATGGAACTGCCTCCCCACGAACTGCTGACGCACCTCGATGACACGGTCAGACGGCTGAGCGAGGAAGATGCCGACGCTGCGGACGAGACCCCGGCGGTGGTGGGCGCCACCTGTCTGTATGCCGTCTACGACCCGGTCACCCGACGGTGCACGATGGCGCGGGCCGGGCATCCCCCGCCCGCGGTCATCGACCCGCAGGGCCGTATCACTTTCCCCGACATGCCCGCCGGGGCCCCGCTCGGCCTCGGCCTCGGCCTGGTCCCCTTCGAGTCCGTGGAACTGGAACTGCCCGAGGGAACTCTGCTCGCGCTCTACACCGACGGTCTGGTCGAGTCCCGCGACGACGACATCGACGTGGGCCTGGACCGCCTGGGCGCCGTCCTGGCACAGACCGGTTCGTCCCTGGAAGACCTGTGCTCCCAGGTGATCGACACCTTGGCGACCCAGGCCCCGGCCGACGATGTCACCTTGCTCCTTGCGCGCACTCGCGGACTCGAACCGGCCCAGGTCGCCTCCTGGGAACTGCCGCACGAGCCGTCCGCCGTCCGCGTCGCCCGGCAGGCAGCCGCCCGTCAGCTCAGCGAATGGGGGCTTGAGCATCTGGTGACCAGCGTGAGGCTGATCGTCAGTGAACTGGTCACCAACGCCGTCCGCCACGGCGGCGGGCCCATCCGCCTACGGCTCATCCAGCACCAGGTCCTGACCTGCGAAGTCTCCGACAGCAGCACCAGCCACCCACGCCCCCGTCATCCCCACCTCACCGACGAGAACGGCCGCGGTCTCTTCCTCGTCGCTCAGCTGTCCCGCAGGTGGGGCTCCCGCTCCGGGGCCAACGGCAAGGTCGTCTGGGCCGAACAAGACCTGCCCTCCACAGCCGTTGCGGTGTGA
- a CDS encoding NIPSNAP family protein, producing MSQYQLRVYTLRSPEALVAYGDIWSRHIPGMAQHRITTHGVWTGPAAPGSAASQLYALVSYRDADDVQERLEAYLSSPEFRADMEGFDIGQIVDVAESVLTPTADSPLR from the coding sequence ATGTCCCAGTACCAGCTTCGTGTCTACACACTGCGCAGCCCTGAGGCGCTCGTCGCCTACGGGGACATCTGGTCCAGGCACATTCCCGGGATGGCCCAGCACAGGATCACCACACACGGCGTGTGGACGGGGCCGGCAGCTCCCGGGAGTGCGGCGTCCCAGCTGTACGCCCTCGTTTCCTACCGGGACGCCGACGACGTTCAGGAGCGGCTGGAGGCGTACCTGTCCAGCCCCGAATTCCGCGCAGACATGGAGGGCTTCGACATCGGTCAGATCGTCGATGTCGCCGAGTCCGTGCTGACGCCCACCGCCGACTCACCCTTGCGGTGA
- a CDS encoding TetR/AcrR family transcriptional regulator, with the protein MPMPAPRRNRFERRRAETRHALVCAARQILAESGGTSASIHAIAERADVGLGSFYNHFTGKPDLFDAAVADALEEYAQAVDERLHGLDDPAERLAGGVRLSARMAGSYPEIMQILCHSELGRICAGDGLAPRAKRDVEQGMAAGRFTVVDPVIALTALNGSLLALLELWCSRPEADSGQVAGIMAEMILHMLGLSPDEARDLARRSLPAAA; encoded by the coding sequence ATGCCGATGCCGGCCCCACGCAGGAACCGATTCGAACGCCGCCGTGCCGAGACCCGCCATGCACTCGTCTGCGCCGCGCGGCAGATCCTGGCCGAGTCCGGTGGCACCAGCGCCAGCATTCATGCCATCGCGGAGCGCGCGGACGTGGGCCTCGGCTCCTTCTACAACCACTTCACGGGCAAGCCGGACCTGTTCGACGCGGCCGTGGCCGATGCGCTGGAGGAGTACGCCCAGGCCGTCGACGAACGCCTGCACGGCCTCGATGATCCCGCCGAGCGCCTCGCCGGGGGCGTGCGGCTCAGCGCGCGCATGGCCGGGTCGTACCCGGAGATCATGCAGATCCTGTGCCACAGCGAGCTCGGTCGGATATGCGCCGGCGACGGGCTGGCTCCGCGCGCGAAGCGCGACGTCGAGCAGGGCATGGCCGCAGGCCGGTTCACCGTGGTCGACCCGGTGATCGCCCTGACCGCGCTGAACGGCAGCCTGCTGGCGCTCCTGGAGCTGTGGTGCAGCCGGCCCGAGGCCGACAGTGGCCAGGTCGCAGGCATCATGGCCGAGATGATCCTGCACATGCTCGGCCTCTCCCCGGATGAGGCCCGTGACCTTGCCCGGCGGTCCCTTCCTGCTGCAGCGTGA
- a CDS encoding SsgA family sporulation/cell division regulator — MGRDLLADGLRGSAGSGDVRIWPAVGRGDQAMYIVLGSPAGTALLEVPVQDVRTFLENTEALVPRGAESGHIDWNVELANLFAKG; from the coding sequence CTGGGGCGTGATCTTCTGGCCGATGGCCTGAGGGGTTCCGCAGGCAGTGGGGACGTCCGGATCTGGCCGGCCGTTGGCCGTGGTGACCAAGCGATGTACATCGTCCTCGGGTCCCCCGCGGGCACCGCCTTGCTCGAGGTTCCCGTGCAGGACGTCAGGACCTTCCTGGAGAACACGGAGGCGCTGGTGCCACGGGGTGCCGAGTCCGGACACATCGACTGGAACGTCGAACTGGCGAACCTGTTCGCGAAAGGCTGA
- a CDS encoding TetR/AcrR family transcriptional regulator, whose product MPLTEAGIYAAALQLIDAEGVEALTMRKLATALDANPMSLYHHVPNKDALLRGVARTVGAQFRTVTLEDAPWQERIRLLATDFRTLAHRHPNLMAYSFSHQADFIQPEDPFWVALAAILDAAGVPHSELPQIAALVCCVITGVLTAELNGALHRWSRLKPPTVGEDGLAHPGRDENRVFRLALDATIVGVESHIAQTRKR is encoded by the coding sequence GTGCCTCTGACCGAGGCCGGGATCTATGCCGCCGCCCTGCAGCTCATCGACGCGGAGGGGGTCGAGGCGCTCACCATGCGCAAACTCGCGACCGCGCTCGATGCGAACCCGATGTCGCTGTACCACCACGTGCCGAACAAGGACGCCCTACTGCGCGGCGTGGCGAGAACGGTCGGCGCCCAGTTCCGCACCGTGACACTGGAGGACGCTCCCTGGCAGGAGCGCATCCGCCTGCTCGCCACGGATTTCCGGACGCTGGCGCACCGCCACCCCAACCTGATGGCCTACTCGTTCAGCCACCAGGCGGACTTCATCCAGCCCGAAGACCCGTTCTGGGTTGCGCTCGCCGCGATCCTGGACGCCGCCGGGGTGCCGCACTCCGAGCTCCCGCAGATCGCCGCTCTCGTGTGCTGCGTCATCACCGGTGTCCTCACCGCCGAGCTCAACGGCGCGCTCCACCGGTGGTCGCGCCTCAAACCCCCCACTGTCGGCGAAGACGGGCTCGCCCATCCAGGCCGTGACGAGAACCGCGTCTTCCGCCTGGCGCTGGACGCCACGATCGTCGGCGTGGAGAGCCATATCGCACAGACCCGCAAGCGCTGA